From the genome of Suricata suricatta isolate VVHF042 chromosome 3, meerkat_22Aug2017_6uvM2_HiC, whole genome shotgun sequence, one region includes:
- the BECN2 gene encoding LOW QUALITY PROTEIN: beclin-2 (The sequence of the model RefSeq protein was modified relative to this genomic sequence to represent the inferred CDS: inserted 1 base in 1 codon) — protein sequence MASTRFICQCCRQPLKLSPSMETSSLEIAQEPAASTLSEPQEAGETLKRGPASEAETDSETLQDSTSCSTLSGDEDNGKMPRDSPRNFVLLGEFAPRSMLSSVQKTAGDIFDILTGERDVDHXLCEDCTDQLLEELDAQLCLTEAEKRNYKHWRRRRHEEELETLQGELEGLRLEEARLAQELEEVEKNRERVAEDLEAAQAETRMLDQQDVQYWRDYSNLQWQHLDLQDELTSRRNQRVHVQMQQDRLQKTSIFRATFEIRHDGPVGIINSSRLDSLPTVPVSWNEINMAWGHTALLLHALSNKIGLQFQRYRLFPCGNRSYLKSLTGHTMELPLFCIPGQRACLDVKFDLAMMAFLDCMQQFKEEAEKGEWGICLPCKIHMENGLMEDPGSTDESYSIRTRLNTEEQWTKALKLMLKNFKCSLAWVSLKYCQK from the exons ATGGCCTCCACCCGCTTCATCTGCCAGTGCTGCAGGCAGCCACTGAAGCTGAGTCCCTCCATGGAGACCTCCAGTCTTGAGATCGCCCAAGAACCTGCAGCTTCCACACTCTCAGAGCCACAGGAGGCAGGCGAAACCCTGAAGAGAGGCCCTGCCTCCGAGGCAGAGACAGATAGTGAAACGCTGCAGGATAGCACCTCCTGCTCCACCCTCTCTGGTGATGAGGACAACGGCAAGATGCCCAGGGACAGTCCTAGAAACTTCGTCTTACTTGGAGAGTTTGCCCCTAGAAGTATGCTCAGTAGTGTCCAGAAGACTGCTGGGGACATTTTTGACATCCTGACTGGTGAAAGAGATGTGGACC CCCTGTGTGAGGACTGTACTGACCAGCTTTTAGAGGAACTGGACGCCCAACTCTGTCTCACAGAAGCGGAGAAGAGGAACTACAAACACTGGAGGAGGAGAAGACATGAGGAGGAGCTGGAGACACTGCAGGGGGAGTTGGAGGGCCTGAGGCTTGAGGAGGCAAGGCTGGCtcaggagctggaggaggtggagaagaaCCGAGAAAGAGTGGCAGAGGATCTCGAGGCAGCCCAAGCAGAGACTCGAATGCTGGACCAGCAGGACGTGCAGTACTGGAGGGACTACAGTAACTTACAATGGCAGCACCTGGACCTGCAGGATGAGCTGACCAGCAGGAGGAACCAGCGAGTTCACGTCCAGATGCAGCAGGACCGGCTGCAGAAGACCAGCATCTTCAGGGCCACCTTTGAGATCAGGCATGATGGCCCTGTGGGCATCATCAATAGCTCCAGATTGGACTCCCTCCCCACTGTTCCTGTGAGCTGGAATGAGATCAACATGGCCTGGGGACACACAGCCTTGCTGCTTCACGCCCTGTCCAACAAGATTGGGCTGCAGTTTCAGAGGTACCGACTCTTCCCCTGTGGAAACCGGTCCTATCTGAAGTCTTTAACTGGTCACACCATGGAGCTGCCATTGTTTTGCATCCCAGGGCAGAGGGCTTGCTTGGATGTCAAATTTGACCTCGCAATGATGGCTTTTCTGGACTGCATGCAGCAGTTCAAGGAAGAGGCTGAGAAAGGTGAGTGGGGAATCTGTCTGCCCTGCAAGATTCACATGGAGAATGGCCTGATGGAAGACCCCGGAAGCACTGATGAGTCCTATTCCATCAGAACCCGCTTGAACACGGAGGAGCAGTGGACAAAGGCACTCAAGCTcatgcttaaaaattttaagtgtagtCTTGCTTGGGtctctttaaaatattgtcaaaaataa